The following are encoded together in the Roseobacter denitrificans OCh 114 genome:
- a CDS encoding J domain-containing protein codes for MAATPEHAARVLGLDVWASMEDVRRARRELAMKYHPDRHSDVTTSNRHMARVNAAADTLIAYISGKSKPGVKTRRPNYTDFSNTCKTETENSKQTSKTHGATAQNPHAQTDTRAVARGTGGTAVNECMAPALVSEHSARDNELIRAAARSYQTVLQQISQPDRLRSVDARALRFTTAA; via the coding sequence ATGGCCGCAACACCAGAGCATGCAGCACGCGTACTTGGGCTTGACGTTTGGGCAAGTATGGAAGATGTGCGGCGCGCACGCCGTGAACTGGCCATGAAGTATCACCCGGATCGCCATTCAGATGTCACCACATCCAACCGTCACATGGCGCGTGTCAATGCGGCGGCTGACACGCTGATCGCGTATATTTCAGGCAAGTCCAAGCCAGGGGTCAAAACCCGGCGGCCGAACTACACAGACTTTTCCAATACGTGCAAAACTGAAACAGAAAACAGCAAGCAGACAAGTAAAACGCATGGCGCAACTGCACAAAATCCGCATGCGCAGACCGATACAAGAGCGGTTGCACGGGGGACGGGCGGAACCGCGGTCAATGAGTGTATGGCGCCCGCTTTGGTTTCTGAGCATTCTGCGCGCGACAATGAATTGATCCGTGCGGCGGCTCGGTCTTACCAGACGGTCCTGCAGCAGATTTCCCAACCTGACAGGCTGCGCTCCGTCGATGCGCGCGCGTTGCGTTTCACGACCGCTGCCTAG
- a CDS encoding 2-hydroxyacid dehydrogenase, with protein sequence MVKPSVLVTRRWPKIVERQLSEKYNVQLNRTDRPLTPEEFREAIAKYDAVLPTVTDKIRADALDARNVQTKILANYGVGYTHIDVDVAKTQGIAITNTPDVLSECTADLAMTLMLMAARRAGEGERELRAGDWSGWRPTHLMGTKVSGKVLGIVGFGRIGQEVARRAHHGFGMKIVVFNRSKVAPDVLAQFNAQQVATLDDLMPLCDFVSLHCPGGQENRHMINANRLNLMKEDAFLINTARGEVVNEHALAQALMFDTIGGAALDVFDGEPRINPTLAQCDNLVMLPHLGSATREAREAMGFRVLDNLADFFDGRTPRDRVA encoded by the coding sequence ATGGTCAAGCCAAGTGTCCTCGTCACACGTCGCTGGCCCAAGATCGTCGAGCGCCAGCTGTCGGAAAAATACAACGTGCAGCTCAACCGGACGGACCGCCCCCTGACCCCTGAAGAGTTTCGCGAGGCGATTGCCAAATATGATGCTGTTTTGCCGACCGTTACGGACAAGATCCGGGCGGACGCGCTCGATGCGCGCAATGTGCAAACCAAAATATTGGCCAACTACGGTGTCGGATATACGCATATCGACGTTGATGTTGCCAAAACCCAAGGGATAGCGATCACCAACACGCCTGATGTTCTGTCCGAATGCACCGCAGATCTGGCCATGACGCTGATGTTGATGGCGGCGCGGCGTGCTGGCGAGGGAGAGCGCGAGTTGCGCGCTGGTGACTGGTCCGGCTGGCGTCCGACGCATCTGATGGGCACGAAGGTTTCAGGCAAAGTGCTTGGCATTGTTGGCTTTGGGCGGATCGGGCAAGAGGTGGCGCGCCGTGCACATCATGGCTTTGGTATGAAGATCGTCGTCTTCAATCGTTCGAAGGTTGCGCCCGATGTTTTGGCGCAATTCAACGCGCAACAGGTCGCAACGCTGGATGATCTGATGCCGCTTTGTGATTTCGTCTCGTTGCATTGCCCCGGCGGACAGGAAAACCGCCATATGATCAACGCGAACCGGCTGAACCTGATGAAGGAAGACGCATTCCTGATCAATACTGCGCGCGGCGAAGTCGTGAATGAACACGCGCTGGCACAGGCTTTGATGTTCGACACCATCGGCGGCGCCGCGCTGGACGTGTTTGATGGCGAGCCACGGATCAACCCGACGCTGGCGCAATGCGACAATCTTGTCATGCTGCCACATTTGGGCAGTGCCACACGCGAAGCGCGCGAGGCGATGGGGTTTCGCGTGCTGGACAATCTTGCCGACTTCTTTGACGGGCGCACACCACGCGACCGCGTCGCATAA
- a CDS encoding LysR family transcriptional regulator: MKNFDVLSIDGKLLKVFLTVFQEKSVTKAACALGTSQSTISHSLEKLRHCVGDPLFVKSGRGIAPTNVAAALAPKVCRIISELEGLAMQSEYCPRQDTTTLTITTNVTELLPVLIPVKQAIRQAAPDVTIRFTDLGARTNALSVLANGLADVAITASIGPYPLELAIDQYYKDDFVCYFDCEQRNAPDTVEAYGKARHAVLDFGGATKSIVDAALENAGQTREIHLAAANSYALAKLASGTDLVATLPKRLRATAFKGFAYVTPPFPLPPVTYDLVWHRRTLDSSRHKWLRQTMMAAISNFEVK, encoded by the coding sequence ATGAAAAATTTCGATGTTTTGTCAATTGACGGTAAGCTTTTGAAGGTCTTCCTGACCGTTTTCCAAGAAAAATCAGTGACCAAAGCAGCCTGCGCTCTGGGCACCAGCCAATCGACCATAAGCCACAGTCTCGAAAAGCTTCGTCACTGCGTTGGCGACCCGCTTTTTGTCAAATCTGGCAGGGGTATTGCGCCGACAAATGTCGCTGCAGCGCTTGCACCGAAAGTCTGCCGGATCATCAGTGAGCTTGAAGGGCTTGCCATGCAATCCGAGTACTGCCCGCGGCAGGATACGACAACTCTGACAATAACCACCAACGTGACCGAACTATTGCCGGTGCTGATCCCCGTAAAACAGGCGATCAGACAGGCAGCACCGGACGTCACGATCCGTTTTACCGACCTTGGTGCGCGCACCAACGCATTGAGCGTATTGGCAAACGGGCTCGCGGATGTCGCGATCACCGCCTCGATAGGTCCCTACCCTTTGGAGCTGGCGATAGATCAATATTACAAGGATGATTTCGTTTGCTATTTTGACTGTGAACAACGCAACGCACCAGATACTGTTGAGGCATATGGCAAGGCGCGGCATGCGGTGCTCGACTTTGGCGGCGCCACCAAAAGCATTGTCGATGCAGCATTGGAAAATGCGGGGCAGACACGCGAAATCCATCTGGCAGCGGCGAACTCCTATGCCCTTGCAAAGCTTGCCTCGGGTACGGATTTGGTTGCCACGTTGCCAAAGCGCCTCAGAGCAACGGCGTTCAAGGGATTTGCCTATGTAACGCCCCCGTTTCCGCTGCCACCCGTAACCTATGATCTGGTTTGGCATCGTCGCACCTTGGACAGTTCACGCCACAAGTGGCTGAGACAAACAATGATGGCTGCGATTTCAAATTTTGAAGTGAAATAG
- the glyA gene encoding serine hydroxymethyltransferase codes for MNALDRNTSTFFTSSLAQTDPEIASAVALELKRQRDEIELIASENIVSQAVIEAQGSVMTNKYAEGYPGRRYYGGCQHVDVAENLAIERACKLFGCDFANVQPNSGSQANQGVFQAVLKPGDTILGMSLDAGGHLTHGAAPNQSGKWFNAVQYGVRKDTLDVDYDQLEALALEHKPQMIIAGGSAIPRTLDFARFRAIADKVGAYLLADIAHYAGLIATGHYPSPFPHVHVATTTTHKTLRGPRGGMILTNDEALAKKFNSAIFPGIQGGPLMHVIAAKAVAFGEALEPDFERYQAQVIKNAQAMADELIKGGLDIVTGGTDTHLMLVDLRPKGVKGNVAEKALGRAHITCNKNGIPFDTEKPMITSGLRLGSPAGTTRGFTETEFRQIAGWIVEVVDGIARHGPEENGEVEAGVRAKVQALCDAFPIY; via the coding sequence ATGAACGCGCTTGACCGAAACACTTCTACCTTCTTTACGTCCAGCCTTGCACAAACGGACCCTGAAATCGCATCGGCAGTAGCCTTGGAACTGAAACGCCAACGTGACGAAATCGAACTGATCGCGTCGGAAAACATCGTGAGCCAAGCCGTGATTGAAGCCCAGGGTTCGGTCATGACCAACAAATATGCCGAAGGGTATCCGGGGCGTCGGTATTATGGCGGGTGCCAACATGTGGATGTGGCTGAAAACCTGGCGATTGAGCGCGCTTGCAAACTGTTCGGATGTGACTTCGCCAACGTGCAGCCGAATTCCGGCAGCCAGGCCAACCAGGGCGTGTTTCAGGCGGTGTTGAAACCCGGTGACACGATCCTCGGCATGAGCCTTGATGCGGGCGGTCATTTGACCCACGGGGCTGCCCCAAACCAATCCGGAAAATGGTTCAACGCGGTTCAATATGGCGTGAGAAAAGACACGCTGGACGTGGATTATGATCAGCTTGAGGCATTGGCGTTGGAACATAAGCCACAGATGATCATTGCCGGGGGATCGGCCATCCCCCGCACACTGGATTTCGCGCGCTTCCGTGCGATCGCAGACAAGGTTGGTGCCTATCTTCTTGCGGATATCGCCCACTACGCCGGGCTGATCGCGACCGGGCATTACCCATCGCCATTCCCGCATGTGCATGTCGCAACCACGACAACGCATAAAACCCTGCGTGGACCGCGCGGTGGTATGATCCTGACGAACGACGAGGCGCTGGCGAAAAAGTTCAACTCCGCTATCTTCCCCGGCATTCAGGGCGGGCCCCTGATGCATGTGATCGCCGCCAAAGCCGTCGCTTTTGGTGAAGCGCTGGAACCTGATTTTGAACGCTATCAGGCGCAGGTCATCAAGAACGCGCAGGCCATGGCGGATGAGTTGATCAAAGGCGGCCTCGACATCGTGACAGGGGGCACCGATACCCATCTAATGCTGGTTGATCTGCGGCCCAAAGGGGTCAAGGGCAACGTGGCGGAAAAAGCTTTGGGCCGCGCGCATATCACCTGTAACAAGAACGGCATTCCGTTTGACACTGAAAAACCGATGATCACGAGCGGTCTGCGGTTGGGATCGCCCGCAGGAACAACGCGTGGGTTCACTGAAACTGAGTTCCGGCAGATCGCGGGCTGGATTGTCGAAGTGGTGGATGGCATCGCGCGCCATGGTCCCGAGGAAAACGGCGAAGTGGAAGCGGGTGTTCGTGCCAAAGTGCAGGCGCTCTGTGACGCCTTTCCGATCTACTAA
- the sucD gene encoding succinate--CoA ligase subunit alpha, producing the protein MSILLDSDTKVIVQGITGKMARFHTKDMLEYGTNVVGGVVPGKGGETVEGVPVFDTVEEAVAQTGAEASLVFVPPPFAADSIMEAADAGIQYCVCITDGIPAQDMIRVKRYMYRYPKERRMVLTGPNCAGTISPGKALLGIMPGHIYLQGHVGIVGRSGTLGYEAAAQLKERGIGVSTSVGIGGDPINGSSFKDILQRFEEDEDTHVIAMIGEIGGPQEAEAAEYIRAHVTKPVVAYVAGLTAPKGRTMGHAGAIISAFGESASEKVEILSAAGVTVAENPAVIGETIAKVMEAA; encoded by the coding sequence ATGAGCATACTTCTTGATAGCGACACCAAAGTCATTGTGCAGGGCATCACCGGCAAGATGGCCCGCTTCCACACCAAGGATATGCTCGAATACGGCACTAACGTCGTCGGTGGCGTGGTCCCTGGCAAGGGCGGCGAAACGGTCGAAGGCGTGCCTGTCTTTGACACCGTTGAAGAGGCGGTCGCGCAAACCGGGGCGGAGGCGTCGCTGGTTTTCGTCCCGCCGCCTTTCGCGGCTGATAGCATTATGGAAGCCGCAGATGCGGGAATTCAGTACTGCGTCTGCATCACGGACGGTATCCCCGCACAGGACATGATCCGTGTGAAACGCTACATGTACCGCTATCCGAAAGAGCGCCGCATGGTGCTCACCGGACCAAACTGTGCCGGCACGATCAGCCCGGGCAAGGCGCTGCTGGGCATCATGCCGGGGCATATCTACCTGCAAGGCCACGTGGGTATCGTGGGACGTTCAGGCACGCTGGGCTATGAGGCGGCCGCACAACTCAAGGAACGCGGCATCGGTGTTTCCACTTCGGTGGGGATTGGCGGCGACCCGATCAATGGTTCATCGTTCAAAGACATTCTGCAGCGTTTTGAAGAAGACGAAGACACCCATGTGATTGCGATGATCGGAGAGATCGGCGGACCGCAAGAAGCGGAAGCAGCCGAATACATCCGCGCGCATGTGACCAAACCGGTTGTGGCCTATGTCGCGGGCCTGACCGCTCCTAAGGGGCGCACCATGGGCCATGCGGGCGCGATCATCTCGGCCTTTGGCGAAAGTGCGAGCGAAAAGGTCGAAATCCTGTCGGCGGCAGGCGTCACGGTTGCCGAAAACCCGGCTGTCATCGGTGAGACAATCGCCAAAGTGATGGAGGCCGCGTGA
- a CDS encoding methyl-accepting chemotaxis protein, which yields MSLVMRIYVGMGAMIALIMLVGGFAIFQTNSLAKTLKDYRQIATSEVLATHMEEDLFKTRISAYRFRSDKNPENLTDLSGHVASIMDQQAELYERLSGSMVQDQIIPIPDLLTEYEALMKDAVELQQERDALVAQTSAIGSKARQQLSEVMSVALEDRDTEASSLAGLASTNLMLARLYLERFLVYNNPDDAERASLETENARAGVNRLLFTLRNANRRELAKQTLTDLDQFEAASANVTEIIQTRNAKFTRMDEIGPIALDKLAAVVSDLSARQKVLGAASSARAESAILAVIAMVSGGTVIGALLAFFTGRIISRRLTKITEDMGELADGNLDVDIQRSTEKHEIGKMTNAMVVFLENARKARDLDLEVKENERLEREREVAEQAREAKVEAERRAAEERERQAELQRMKTLENFQKDMERVLGEAASGNFSNRMSDSMEDAGLVALAGVINRLLEVTETNIADVVRSIDELSKGNLGIRIEGKREGAFLQMKDDFNTALTTLSATMARIMQSGQTVSATSSELEDSALGMAKRAEDNAAAVEETSAAIEEISASVRQVVNNAKAANDATKKVRESADKSRHISNDTEASINEMTEASAQINNVVKVIEDIAFQINLLALNAGVEAARAGEAGRGFSVVASEVRGLAQRSQEAVQEIGQVIEKNNRSVEVGVEKVARSRQALEGIIADVEVASDQISAIASAVEEQAVGIDEVNSAVRSIDTTTQTNAAALEEMTASSVSLSQEASELANTLGQFHGIDLDAVRPIEPKAAPGDTQEVHRGQKIKDENGAMKATGTTGWEEF from the coding sequence ATGTCTCTCGTCATGCGCATCTACGTTGGAATGGGGGCGATGATTGCGCTCATCATGTTGGTTGGCGGTTTCGCGATTTTTCAAACCAACAGCCTCGCGAAGACGCTTAAGGACTATCGCCAGATCGCAACATCCGAAGTCTTGGCAACACATATGGAAGAGGACCTCTTCAAAACACGCATATCCGCCTATCGGTTCAGATCAGACAAAAACCCCGAAAACCTGACTGATTTGTCAGGGCATGTTGCGTCCATCATGGACCAGCAAGCCGAGCTCTACGAGCGCCTTTCTGGGTCCATGGTTCAGGATCAAATCATTCCAATTCCAGACTTGCTCACCGAATACGAAGCGCTGATGAAAGATGCCGTAGAACTGCAACAGGAGCGCGATGCATTGGTCGCACAAACAAGCGCCATTGGAAGCAAAGCACGCCAACAACTGTCCGAAGTCATGTCGGTCGCACTCGAAGACCGCGACACCGAGGCAAGCTCGCTGGCGGGTTTGGCCTCGACCAACCTGATGCTGGCGCGCCTCTATCTCGAGCGTTTCCTTGTCTATAACAACCCCGATGACGCAGAACGCGCAAGTCTGGAGACCGAGAATGCACGCGCGGGCGTGAACCGTTTGCTCTTCACACTCCGCAATGCCAACCGTCGAGAATTGGCAAAGCAAACGCTTACCGACCTCGATCAATTCGAAGCCGCTTCTGCGAATGTCACGGAAATCATTCAGACGCGAAACGCTAAATTTACGCGGATGGATGAGATCGGGCCAATCGCACTGGACAAACTTGCCGCTGTCGTGAGTGATTTGTCAGCGCGTCAAAAAGTGTTGGGCGCCGCGAGTTCGGCTCGGGCAGAAAGCGCCATTCTAGCCGTAATAGCCATGGTTTCGGGCGGTACAGTCATTGGCGCTCTGCTGGCTTTCTTTACGGGGCGTATTATTTCGCGCCGCCTGACCAAGATCACCGAAGACATGGGTGAGCTTGCCGATGGCAACCTTGACGTTGATATCCAACGCAGTACTGAAAAGCATGAGATTGGCAAGATGACAAATGCCATGGTTGTATTCCTCGAAAACGCGCGCAAAGCACGCGACCTCGATCTCGAAGTCAAGGAGAACGAACGGCTAGAGCGTGAACGCGAAGTGGCTGAACAGGCGCGTGAAGCGAAAGTAGAAGCAGAACGCCGTGCCGCAGAAGAGCGCGAACGCCAAGCGGAGCTGCAGCGCATGAAAACGCTTGAGAACTTTCAGAAGGATATGGAACGCGTGCTGGGCGAAGCTGCGTCAGGTAACTTCTCCAACCGCATGTCGGACTCAATGGAGGATGCGGGACTCGTGGCTTTGGCAGGTGTTATAAACCGGTTGCTGGAGGTTACGGAAACCAACATCGCGGACGTCGTGCGGAGCATTGATGAGCTATCCAAAGGTAATCTGGGCATCCGGATCGAAGGCAAGCGCGAAGGTGCATTTTTGCAGATGAAGGACGATTTCAACACCGCTTTGACAACGCTGTCGGCAACGATGGCGCGCATCATGCAGAGTGGGCAGACCGTGTCGGCAACATCTTCTGAACTGGAGGATTCGGCATTGGGTATGGCGAAACGCGCAGAGGACAATGCAGCCGCCGTGGAAGAGACTTCAGCCGCGATTGAGGAAATTTCAGCGAGCGTTCGCCAAGTCGTGAACAACGCAAAAGCTGCAAACGACGCTACGAAAAAAGTACGTGAAAGCGCTGACAAATCACGCCATATCTCCAACGATACAGAAGCTTCGATCAATGAGATGACGGAAGCATCCGCGCAGATCAACAACGTGGTGAAGGTGATTGAGGATATCGCATTCCAAATCAACCTTCTTGCATTGAATGCCGGTGTGGAGGCCGCACGCGCGGGCGAGGCCGGGCGCGGGTTCTCAGTTGTTGCATCAGAAGTGCGCGGGCTTGCACAACGTTCTCAAGAAGCGGTCCAGGAAATCGGGCAAGTCATAGAAAAGAACAACCGAAGCGTCGAAGTGGGCGTTGAAAAGGTTGCACGGTCGAGACAGGCGCTCGAAGGCATTATTGCCGATGTGGAAGTCGCGTCGGACCAAATCTCAGCCATCGCATCTGCCGTGGAAGAACAGGCCGTTGGCATTGATGAAGTAAACTCTGCCGTGCGTTCTATCGACACCACCACACAAACAAACGCCGCCGCTCTTGAGGAGATGACAGCGTCCAGCGTATCGCTCAGCCAAGAGGCGAGCGAACTCGCCAATACATTGGGCCAATTCCACGGGATCGATCTTGATGCAGTACGTCCTATCGAGCCAAAAGCAGCGCCCGGCGATACACAAGAAGTACATCGAGGCCAAAAGATAAAGGATGAAAATGGCGCGATGAAAGCGACTGGCACAACAGGTTGGGAGGAGTTTTAA
- a CDS encoding malate--CoA ligase subunit beta, with protein sequence MDIHEYQAKEVLANFGVAVPDGALAYSPEQASYRARELGGERWVVKAQIHAGGRGKAGGVKVCESDVEIQKASEEMFGKKMITHQTGPEGKGIYRVYVEAAVPIDREIYLGFVLDRTTQRVMIVASAEGGMEIEEISEKRPESIVRAIVEPAVGLREFQCRQIAFKLGVDAGLTQQMVRTLQGCYRAFTELDATMVEINPLVITADNRVIALDAKMTFDDNALFRHPQISELRDKSQEDPRESRAADRGLSYVGLDGNIGCIVNGAGLAMATMDTIKLAGGEPANFLDIGGGATPERVAKAFRLVLSDKSVQAILVNIFAGINRCDWVAEGVVQALREVQVDVPVIVRLAGTNVEEGQKILAQSGLPIIRATTLMEAAERAVGAWQNDLSQGTRMRAVS encoded by the coding sequence ATGGATATCCACGAGTACCAAGCGAAAGAAGTTCTTGCTAATTTCGGGGTCGCTGTGCCGGATGGCGCTTTGGCGTACAGCCCGGAACAGGCATCCTACCGCGCACGCGAGCTCGGCGGTGAAAGATGGGTTGTTAAGGCCCAGATACACGCCGGCGGGCGCGGCAAGGCGGGCGGCGTAAAAGTCTGTGAAAGCGACGTCGAAATCCAGAAAGCATCCGAAGAGATGTTTGGCAAAAAGATGATCACGCATCAGACCGGACCAGAAGGCAAAGGCATCTACCGCGTCTATGTCGAGGCTGCGGTGCCGATAGATCGCGAGATTTATCTGGGCTTTGTTCTTGATCGTACGACGCAACGGGTCATGATCGTTGCAAGTGCCGAAGGCGGTATGGAGATTGAAGAAATCTCTGAAAAACGCCCCGAAAGCATCGTTCGGGCGATTGTGGAGCCTGCCGTTGGTCTGCGCGAATTTCAGTGCCGCCAGATTGCATTCAAATTGGGCGTCGATGCGGGTCTGACACAGCAGATGGTGCGTACCTTGCAAGGCTGTTATCGGGCTTTTACCGAGCTGGACGCGACCATGGTGGAGATCAACCCTTTGGTCATTACCGCAGACAATCGCGTGATTGCGCTGGATGCCAAGATGACTTTTGACGACAATGCGTTGTTCCGCCACCCACAGATCAGCGAATTGCGCGACAAATCGCAAGAGGATCCGCGCGAAAGCCGGGCTGCCGATCGCGGTCTGTCCTATGTCGGTCTGGACGGCAATATCGGCTGCATCGTGAACGGGGCTGGCCTTGCCATGGCGACGATGGACACGATCAAACTGGCCGGTGGGGAGCCTGCGAATTTCCTCGATATCGGCGGTGGGGCCACGCCCGAACGTGTGGCCAAGGCTTTCCGGCTGGTGCTGTCGGACAAGAGCGTGCAGGCGATCTTGGTCAATATCTTTGCAGGGATCAACCGCTGTGACTGGGTGGCCGAAGGCGTCGTGCAGGCCCTCAGGGAAGTGCAGGTCGATGTGCCCGTGATCGTGCGACTGGCCGGCACCAATGTGGAGGAAGGGCAGAAGATTCTCGCCCAATCCGGCCTGCCGATCATCCGCGCAACCACTCTGATGGAAGCCGCCGAGCGCGCGGTCGGTGCGTGGCAGAATGACCTGTCGCAGGGTACAAGAATGAGGGCCGTATCATGA